The Edaphobacter sp. 12200R-103 genome contains a region encoding:
- a CDS encoding DNA-3-methyladenine glycosylase has protein sequence MARPIRRPRAPRYDSAAAIAQLSAADPKLGRLIERAGPFTLRLSSAQSPFEALVESIIYQQLHGKAAATIHQRMLESFHEICGVGAHPSAQHLLDCPNEQLRAAGLSKNKMLALRDLAAKTLDGTVPTLARIRRMSDEDIIEHLTQVRGIGRWTVEMLLIFRLGRADVLPVSDYGVRKGFALTFQGLSPNKKVEPSDLPDAETMRRRARKWAPWRSIASWYMWRACDLASGKQAQTLGA, from the coding sequence ATGGCTCGACCCATTCGCCGTCCACGCGCGCCCCGGTACGACTCCGCCGCTGCCATCGCCCAGCTCTCAGCCGCCGACCCGAAGCTCGGCCGCCTGATCGAACGCGCCGGCCCCTTCACTCTTCGGCTCTCCAGCGCACAGTCGCCGTTCGAGGCTCTGGTCGAATCCATCATCTACCAGCAGCTGCACGGCAAGGCCGCGGCCACCATCCATCAGCGCATGCTCGAAAGCTTTCACGAGATCTGCGGCGTCGGCGCGCATCCCTCGGCCCAGCACCTGCTCGACTGCCCCAACGAGCAGCTTCGCGCAGCCGGCCTTTCGAAGAACAAGATGCTCGCCCTCCGCGACCTCGCCGCGAAGACACTCGACGGTACCGTCCCTACGCTGGCGCGCATCCGCCGCATGTCCGACGAAGACATCATCGAACACCTGACGCAGGTGCGCGGCATCGGCCGCTGGACGGTCGAGATGCTGCTGATCTTTCGCCTGGGCCGCGCTGACGTCCTTCCCGTCTCCGACTACGGCGTGCGCAAGGGCTTCGCCCTCACCTTCCAGGGGCTCAGCCCGAACAAAAAGGTCGAGCCATCAGACCTTCCCGACGCGGAGACCATGCGCCGACGCGCCCGCAAGTGGGCCCCCTGGCGCTCCATCGCAAGCTGGTACATGTGGCGGGCCTGCGACCTTGCCAGCGGAAAGCAGGCCCAGACCCTGGGAGCCTGA
- a CDS encoding sulfatase-like hydrolase/transferase — MSTGVAAGASAPSFAFSKGESAVAGALKPGMGRRPNVIFMICDDLGYGDPGCYGSQLPTPNLDRMAAHGLRFTHFNAGHPICSASRAAVMTGRYGLRSNTTGAFSPNAPTEGTSLEETFLSELFHGAGYKTKAIGKWHLGQAPQFLPTSRGFDSFYGVPYSDDMNPLPLFRDTAILEKNTDRDLLTPRYTEEAVKFIDEQSAGNPFFLYMAFSYPHDPARASERFRGKTGFGDFGDAVAEIDWSVGEVVRAIERKGLTGDTLICFTSDHGPWYLGSPGLLRGRKASTFEGGFRVPFLAMWPGTIAANKVVDTWCSNLDVLPTMVSLCGLKSPEKPLDGGDFSKVLLGGAGPVKRKPLLYFSAMGGHGLDVHCIRRDEWKLRVAQGIKGEIYINDRTTGARGSAWLQHPELYNLARDPAESYDVAKFHPDLVKELMDDLESQIPSFPPNVVEAYASLKQDKGDITTPPGASPRPNGLPVPDWAWEPDNLRPPSYRP; from the coding sequence GTGTCCACAGGGGTTGCTGCAGGTGCTTCGGCGCCTTCGTTCGCGTTTTCGAAGGGTGAGAGCGCGGTAGCCGGCGCATTGAAGCCGGGGATGGGCCGGCGTCCGAATGTGATCTTCATGATCTGCGACGACCTGGGCTACGGAGATCCTGGCTGCTACGGCTCGCAGCTGCCGACGCCGAATCTCGATCGCATGGCTGCACATGGGCTGCGCTTTACGCACTTCAATGCGGGACATCCCATCTGCTCGGCCTCGCGCGCGGCGGTGATGACGGGGCGATATGGTCTGCGCAGCAATACGACAGGAGCGTTTTCTCCCAATGCTCCGACGGAAGGAACTTCGCTTGAGGAGACGTTTCTCTCCGAGCTGTTTCACGGCGCGGGATACAAGACCAAGGCGATCGGCAAATGGCACCTGGGACAGGCGCCGCAGTTTCTGCCGACCAGCCGTGGCTTCGATTCGTTTTATGGAGTTCCTTACAGTGACGACATGAATCCGCTGCCGCTGTTTCGCGACACGGCCATTCTCGAAAAGAACACGGACCGCGATCTGCTGACGCCGCGTTACACCGAAGAGGCGGTGAAGTTCATCGACGAGCAGAGCGCCGGCAATCCCTTCTTTCTGTACATGGCGTTCTCGTATCCGCACGATCCGGCGCGTGCTTCGGAGCGCTTCCGTGGCAAGACAGGGTTCGGCGACTTCGGCGATGCGGTTGCCGAGATCGACTGGAGCGTAGGCGAGGTGGTGCGCGCCATCGAACGCAAGGGGCTGACCGGAGACACGCTGATCTGCTTCACCAGCGATCACGGCCCCTGGTACCTGGGGAGTCCCGGGTTGCTGCGCGGGCGCAAGGCATCGACGTTCGAAGGCGGCTTCCGGGTGCCGTTCCTGGCGATGTGGCCGGGAACGATCGCCGCGAACAAGGTGGTCGATACGTGGTGCTCCAACCTGGACGTGCTGCCTACGATGGTTTCGCTGTGCGGCCTGAAATCGCCGGAGAAGCCGCTGGATGGCGGCGACTTCTCAAAGGTGCTGCTGGGCGGCGCGGGTCCGGTGAAGCGCAAACCGCTGCTCTACTTCAGCGCCATGGGAGGCCACGGACTGGATGTGCACTGCATCCGCAGGGACGAGTGGAAGCTGCGGGTCGCACAGGGCATCAAGGGCGAGATCTACATCAACGACAGGACCACCGGGGCGCGGGGCAGCGCGTGGTTGCAGCATCCGGAGCTGTATAACCTGGCGCGCGATCCGGCGGAGAGCTATGACGTGGCGAAGTTTCATCCCGACCTCGTCAAGGAACTGATGGACGACCTTGAATCGCAGATCCCTTCGTTTCCTCCGAACGTGGTCGAGGCTTATGCCAGCCTGAAACAGGACAAGGGCGACATTACGACTCCGCCGGGAGCTTCGCCACGGCCGAATGGACTGCCGGTTCCGGACTGGGCGTGGGAGCCGGACAATCTGCGTCCTCCGTCCTACAGGCCGTGA
- a CDS encoding DUF3536 domain-containing protein, with the protein MTESNTNASAPGAPVSSEHQRFVCIHGHFYQPPRENPWLETVEIQDSAAPYHDWNDRITAECYAPNGASRITDTENKIVRIMNNYSWISFNFGPTLLSWLNDFAPRTYRMILDADRTSAERNKGHGSAIAQVYNHIIMPLANERDARTQIRWGIYDFEFRFGRKPEGMWLAETAVSHQVLDLMAQEGIKFTILAPHQCARVRSLAHQEASDHAEAEQEQPWTETPDASVDTRHAYRVRLNEGRFIDVFFYNGPNSRAIAFEGLLNSGVDFARRMLTGFGDETLVSPDEVALLSHVATDGESYGHHHRHGEMALSYAIHWLNGEEHTPLINYADYLARYAPQWEAEVVDDTSWSCAHGVERWRSNCGCNSGGRPNWSQLWRAPLREALDQLRDATCPMAEKMGASLFKDLWAARDAYVRVILNRSRSNTDAFFAEFATHELSQEERTRALELMELERHTQLMYTSCGWFFDEISGIETVQVIAYAARVLQLAACLFGDPGVALEQRFLETLASAPSNVPEIGNGAEVYRRYVTGMKIGLEQVGAHYAISSIFRSYPEQGEIFCYNVRRQRHEVFSSGRGRVALGAAWIDSRITEETEEICFAVLHLGDQNLSAAVKRYNSSDPRQVEAFESFSRQIAEAMRRANLPEVIRLIDHLFGGMNYSLLSLFADEQHRILESILTQTVAEMENSLSKIYQDHTSLLDFLTECGMAPPPALEVVANYAIGGMLRRAIEADKFEADQILSLAQRASVEHITLNTHELGYIAGQRMKRAMVQLESAADGKEAASRALSEALTMAETFRHLPFEVNFWQAQNIWNDLLRRTDRNYWTEEWRKDFRQLGETMDIRVDQLVTEEGVSAF; encoded by the coding sequence ATGACAGAGTCGAACACGAACGCATCCGCGCCTGGCGCCCCCGTTTCTTCCGAGCACCAGCGCTTCGTCTGTATCCACGGCCACTTCTACCAGCCGCCGCGTGAAAACCCGTGGCTCGAGACCGTGGAGATCCAGGACTCCGCCGCGCCCTACCATGACTGGAACGACCGCATCACTGCCGAGTGCTACGCCCCCAACGGCGCCTCGCGCATCACCGATACGGAGAACAAGATCGTCCGCATCATGAACAACTACTCGTGGATCAGCTTCAACTTCGGGCCTACCCTGTTGAGCTGGCTCAACGACTTTGCTCCGCGCACCTATCGCATGATTCTCGATGCCGATCGCACCAGTGCGGAGCGCAACAAGGGCCACGGCTCGGCCATCGCGCAGGTCTACAACCACATCATCATGCCGCTCGCGAATGAGCGCGACGCCCGCACCCAGATCCGCTGGGGCATCTACGACTTCGAGTTTCGCTTTGGACGCAAGCCGGAAGGCATGTGGCTGGCCGAAACCGCCGTCAGCCATCAGGTGCTCGACCTGATGGCGCAGGAGGGCATCAAGTTCACTATCCTCGCGCCGCACCAGTGTGCGCGTGTGCGCAGCCTTGCGCATCAGGAGGCCAGTGACCACGCCGAAGCCGAACAGGAGCAGCCGTGGACCGAAACGCCGGACGCCTCCGTCGACACGCGCCACGCCTATCGCGTTCGGCTCAACGAAGGCCGCTTCATCGACGTCTTCTTCTACAACGGGCCCAACTCCCGCGCCATCGCCTTTGAAGGGCTTCTGAACAGCGGCGTCGACTTCGCCCGCAGGATGCTGACCGGCTTCGGAGACGAAACTCTCGTCAGCCCGGATGAAGTCGCCCTGCTGTCGCACGTCGCCACCGACGGCGAGAGCTACGGTCATCACCACAGGCACGGCGAGATGGCGCTCTCCTACGCCATTCACTGGCTCAACGGCGAAGAGCACACGCCGCTGATCAACTACGCCGACTATCTTGCCCGGTACGCCCCCCAATGGGAGGCGGAGGTCGTCGACGATACCTCCTGGAGCTGCGCTCACGGCGTGGAGCGCTGGCGATCGAACTGCGGGTGCAACAGCGGAGGCCGTCCCAACTGGAGCCAGCTGTGGCGCGCTCCTCTGCGTGAGGCTCTCGACCAGTTACGCGACGCTACCTGCCCCATGGCCGAAAAGATGGGCGCATCCTTGTTCAAGGATCTCTGGGCCGCGCGCGACGCCTATGTTCGCGTCATCCTCAACCGTTCGCGCTCGAACACCGATGCCTTCTTTGCCGAGTTTGCCACCCATGAGCTGTCGCAGGAAGAACGCACCCGCGCACTCGAGCTGATGGAGCTGGAACGCCACACGCAGCTGATGTACACCAGCTGCGGCTGGTTCTTCGATGAGATCTCCGGAATCGAGACCGTACAGGTGATCGCCTACGCCGCCCGCGTTCTGCAGCTCGCGGCATGCCTCTTCGGCGACCCCGGCGTCGCGCTCGAGCAACGTTTTCTCGAGACCCTGGCCAGCGCGCCCAGCAACGTCCCCGAGATCGGCAACGGCGCCGAGGTCTACCGCCGATACGTTACCGGTATGAAGATCGGGCTTGAGCAGGTTGGCGCGCACTACGCCATCAGCTCCATCTTCCGCTCCTATCCGGAACAGGGCGAGATCTTCTGCTACAACGTCCGCCGCCAGCGCCATGAGGTCTTCAGCTCCGGCCGCGGACGCGTCGCCCTGGGCGCCGCATGGATCGACTCCCGCATCACCGAGGAGACCGAGGAGATCTGCTTCGCCGTCCTTCATCTCGGCGACCAGAACCTCTCCGCCGCGGTCAAGCGCTATAACTCCTCGGACCCCCGGCAGGTCGAAGCCTTCGAGAGCTTCTCCAGGCAGATTGCCGAAGCCATGCGCCGCGCCAACCTGCCCGAGGTCATCCGCCTCATCGATCATCTCTTCGGCGGCATGAACTACTCCCTGCTCTCGCTCTTCGCCGACGAGCAGCACCGCATCCTTGAGTCGATCCTCACCCAGACCGTGGCTGAGATGGAAAACTCCCTCAGCAAGATCTACCAGGACCACACCTCGCTGCTGGACTTCCTTACCGAGTGCGGCATGGCACCGCCGCCTGCGCTCGAGGTCGTTGCCAACTACGCCATCGGCGGTATGCTGCGCCGCGCTATTGAGGCCGACAAGTTCGAGGCCGACCAAATCCTCTCGCTTGCGCAACGCGCCAGCGTCGAACACATCACCCTCAACACGCATGAGCTTGGCTATATCGCCGGGCAACGCATGAAACGCGCCATGGTACAGCTTGAGAGCGCTGCCGATGGCAAAGAGGCCGCCTCGCGAGCGCTGAGCGAAGCCCTCACCATGGCCGAGACCTTTCGCCACCTTCCCTTCGAGGTCAACTTCTGGCAGGCCCAGAACATCTGGAACGACCTGCTGCGCCGCACCGATCGCAACTACTGGACCGAGGAGTGGCGCAAGGACTTCCGACAGCTGGGCGAGACCATGGACATCCGGGTCGACCAGCTCGTCACCGAAGAGGGTGTCAGCGCCTTCTAG